One genomic window of Streptomyces sp. NBC_01276 includes the following:
- a CDS encoding exodeoxyribonuclease VII small subunit yields MTESDTALGYEQARDELVEVVRRLEAGGTSLEESLALWERGEELAQVCRHWLEGARARLDSALAAREAAGDGDGREGGREE; encoded by the coding sequence ATGACTGAGAGCGACACCGCGCTGGGGTACGAGCAGGCCCGCGACGAACTCGTCGAGGTCGTCCGCAGGCTGGAGGCCGGCGGCACCTCCCTGGAGGAGTCCCTCGCGCTCTGGGAGCGCGGCGAGGAGCTGGCGCAGGTCTGCCGGCACTGGCTGGAGGGGGCCCGCGCCCGGCTGGACTCGGCGCTGGCGGCCCGGGAGGCGGCCGGGGACGGCGACGGCCGCGAGGGGGGCCGCGAAGAGTGA
- a CDS encoding malonic semialdehyde reductase, giving the protein MSLVLDAAAQDLLFREARTANSFSDEPVTDEQVQAIYDLVKFGPTAFNQTPLRITLVRSPEARERLVKHMAEGNQPKTAAAPLVAILSADNEFHEELPQLLPHFPQAKDAFFSERPVREQSALVNASLQAAYFIVGVRAAGLAAGPMTGLDFAGVQKEFLDADHTPLMVVNIGKPGENAWFPRSPRLDFDQVVTTV; this is encoded by the coding sequence ATGTCTCTCGTGCTCGACGCCGCTGCTCAGGACCTGCTGTTCCGCGAGGCCCGCACCGCCAACTCGTTCTCCGACGAGCCGGTCACCGACGAGCAGGTCCAGGCCATCTACGACCTGGTGAAGTTCGGCCCCACGGCCTTCAACCAGACCCCGCTGCGCATCACGCTGGTCCGCTCCCCCGAGGCCCGCGAGCGCCTCGTGAAGCACATGGCCGAGGGCAACCAGCCCAAGACCGCCGCCGCCCCGCTGGTCGCGATCCTCTCCGCGGACAACGAGTTCCACGAGGAGCTCCCCCAGCTGCTGCCGCACTTCCCGCAGGCCAAGGACGCCTTCTTCTCCGAGCGCCCGGTCCGCGAGCAGTCCGCCCTGGTCAACGCCTCGCTGCAGGCCGCCTACTTCATCGTCGGCGTCCGCGCCGCCGGCCTGGCCGCCGGCCCGATGACCGGTCTGGACTTCGCCGGCGTCCAGAAGGAGTTCCTGGACGCCGACCACACCCCGCTGATGGTCGTCAACATCGGCAAGCCGGGCGAGAACGCCTGGTTCCCGCGCTCCCCGCGCCTGGACTTCGACCAGGTCGTCACCACCGTCTGA
- a CDS encoding DUF4245 domain-containing protein, giving the protein MKGKQTVWDMVRSLVVIGVVVAGIYIFLPHDDSADPTRTVDYRVETITARRAAPYPVAAPVGLPKEWRATSVTFERKEANAWHLGFLDPDKQYVAVEQSSDASAKFVEGVTRGAKATGQTQQVGDRAWERWDGEKYDALVLQEQGYVTVVTGTASFEQLGAMAAVLEFKQGAQAS; this is encoded by the coding sequence ATGAAAGGCAAGCAGACGGTCTGGGACATGGTGCGGTCGCTGGTGGTGATCGGCGTCGTCGTGGCGGGGATCTACATCTTCCTCCCCCATGACGACTCGGCCGACCCGACGCGCACGGTGGACTACCGGGTGGAGACCATCACGGCGCGGCGCGCCGCGCCGTACCCCGTCGCGGCCCCGGTGGGGCTGCCGAAGGAGTGGCGGGCGACCTCGGTGACGTTCGAGCGCAAGGAGGCCAACGCCTGGCACCTGGGCTTCCTGGACCCGGACAAGCAGTACGTGGCGGTGGAGCAGTCCAGCGACGCCTCGGCGAAGTTCGTGGAGGGCGTCACCCGGGGGGCGAAGGCCACCGGGCAGACCCAGCAGGTCGGCGACCGCGCCTGGGAGCGCTGGGACGGCGAGAAGTACGACGCGCTGGTGCTCCAGGAGCAGGGCTACGTCACCGTCGTGACCGGGACGGCCTCCTTCGAGCAGCTCGGTGCGATGGCCGCGGTGCTGGAGTTCAAGCAGGGGGCGCAGGCCTCGTAG
- the glpX gene encoding class II fructose-bisphosphatase — translation MTEHNLPPQLEVSPEAPDRNLALELVRVTEAAALAAGRWVGRGDKLGADGAAVNAMRTLISTVSMNGVVVIGEGEKDEAPMLFNGEQVGDGTGAEVDIAVDPIDGTTLNAKGMPNAIAVLAAADRGTMFDPSAVFYMDKLVTGPQAADFVDINAPVSVNIRRVAKAKGMAVEDVTVVILDRPRHEGIVKEIRETGARIKFISDGDVAGSVMAVREGTGVDLLLGIGGTPEGIISACAIKCLGGTIQGKLWPKDDAERQKALDAGHDLDRVLHTNDLVSGENVFFVATGITDGELLRGVHYRSETATTSSLVMRSKSGTIRQIDSTHRLSKLRAYSAIDFDRAQ, via the coding sequence ATGACCGAGCACAACCTGCCGCCCCAGCTCGAAGTCTCTCCCGAAGCCCCCGACCGCAACCTCGCCCTGGAACTCGTCCGGGTCACCGAGGCCGCCGCACTCGCCGCGGGCCGGTGGGTCGGCCGTGGCGACAAGCTCGGCGCGGACGGCGCCGCGGTCAACGCCATGCGCACCCTGATCTCCACCGTCTCGATGAACGGCGTCGTCGTCATCGGCGAGGGCGAGAAGGACGAAGCCCCGATGCTCTTCAACGGCGAGCAGGTCGGCGACGGCACCGGTGCCGAGGTCGACATCGCCGTGGACCCGATCGACGGCACCACCCTCAACGCCAAGGGCATGCCCAACGCCATCGCCGTCCTGGCGGCCGCCGACCGCGGCACGATGTTCGACCCGTCCGCGGTCTTCTACATGGACAAGCTCGTCACCGGCCCCCAGGCCGCCGACTTCGTCGACATCAACGCGCCCGTTTCGGTGAACATCCGCCGGGTCGCCAAGGCCAAGGGCATGGCCGTCGAGGACGTCACGGTCGTCATCCTGGACCGCCCCCGCCACGAGGGCATCGTCAAGGAGATCCGCGAGACCGGCGCCCGCATCAAGTTCATCTCCGACGGCGATGTCGCGGGCTCGGTCATGGCGGTGCGCGAGGGCACCGGCGTCGACCTGCTCCTGGGCATCGGCGGCACCCCCGAGGGCATCATCTCGGCCTGCGCCATCAAGTGCCTCGGCGGCACGATCCAGGGCAAGCTGTGGCCCAAGGACGACGCCGAGCGCCAGAAGGCCCTGGACGCGGGCCACGACCTGGACCGGGTGCTGCACACCAACGACCTGGTGTCCGGCGAGAACGTCTTCTTCGTCGCCACCGGCATCACCGACGGCGAGCTGCTGCGCGGCGTCCACTACCGCTCGGAGACCGCGACCACGTCCTCGCTGGTCATGCGCTCGAAGTCGGGCACGATCCGGCAGATCGACTCCACCCACCGCCTCTCGAAGCTGCGCGCGTACAGCGCGATCGACTTCGACCGGGCGCAGTAG